The Ficedula albicollis isolate OC2 chromosome 23, FicAlb1.5, whole genome shotgun sequence sequence TTCATAGGGTTAATGAGGTTATGGGGTTCAAGGGGTTCATGGGGTTATGGAATTATGGAGTTCATAGGGTTAAAAGGGGTTAATGGGGTTATGGAATTATGGAGTTCATAGGGTTAATGAGGTTATGGGGTTCAAGGGGTTCATGGGGTTATGGAATTATGGAGTTCATAGGGTTAATGAGGTTATGGGGTTCAAGGGGTTCATGGGGTTATGGAGTTCATAGGGTTAATAGGATTAATTGGGTTATAGGGTTCATTGGGGTATTGGTGTTCATGGGGTTCATGGGGTCTATGGGGTTATGGGATTAATGGAGTTAAGGGGCTCATAGGGTTAATGAGGTTATGGGGTTCATGGTGGTTATGCAGTTATGGGGTTCATGGTTCCGGGTggtgggcagggtggggaggggaggagggaggttGTGGTGGGATAGGGGTCAGGGGGGGTCAGGGGGTGGTGTCGGGATCACTGGGGCTCAGGGGGATCACCAGGGACCCCTGGGAGGGGGTTGGGATCCCCAGGGACCTTTGGGATGGTGCCTGGTGACCTCCTCTACCTCTTTATTTCTCAAAGAATGGAATTCAAAATATCCTAAATCCAGAATCAGGGTcggtttttttaaaagttcccCCAAGAACTGAAGTTTTGCATTTCACTCCTTGTTTTTTTGCAAGAAAGTTCTTTAAAAGTCTCGGcattcctgctgaaccgctATTCCGATCTGGGGGGTCAGGGGGTGGTGTCGGGATCACTGGGGCTCAGGGGGATCACCAGGGACCCCTGGGAGGGGGTTGGGATCCCCAGGGACCTTTGGGATGGTGCCTGGTGACCTCCTCTACCTCTTTATTTCTCAAAGAATGGAATTCAAAATATCCTAAATCCAGAATCAGGGTcggtttttttaaaagttcccCCAAGAACTGAAGTTTTGCATTTCACTCCTTGTTTTTTTGCAAGAGAGTTCtttaaaaagcactaaaaatcccctaaaaaGTAAATATTGGAATGAACAGGGTGGCGTTTCAAGCCCTATAACCCAGCACCACCCTCCTGCCAAGGTAATTTTGGTGTTCCAAATATTTGGAGtatcctgagctgggaaggaTCCCCTGGGATCATCCAGCCCTTCACagacacccaaaaaaaaaaattaaaaaaaaatcttatccgagatttcttattttctccctattaataatcacatttttcctttgacCCATATACATTTTCAACCTTATTTTtactcctaatcctatctcacaacaaaaattaaacatattaAAATTCACAAACctaaactaaaccaaaacacTGTGGCAAGCCAGGATCTCCAGGCTTCTCTGCCTTGGATTTGGTTCCTTTTTGCTCcttttgtgacatttttttgtccccatccctgccagggctaCGATGACTCCTATGCAGAGCAGAGCTACGAGGGCTATGAGGGCTACTACACCCAGGGCCAGGGGTGAGTGGGTttgcttttcccacttttttaccttttttacctttttttcccctttttcccttttttgccctcattttttcccctttttttcccaattttcccccttttttcccctctattccctttttccccttttccaattttttccctttccccacctttttcccattttttccccttttgtttttcccaatttccccccttttttcccttattccttttcccctttcccatttttcccaatttgTCCCCTatcccccctttttcccctgttttcacatttttccccctttttccccctttgtttttcacttttgcccccttttccccttttttccctttattccccttttccatttttttgcaatttgtccccttttccccccctttccttcccttccctttcccccattcttttctcttttttcccctttcccccttttttcccctttttctgctttttcccccattttccccgattttttccccaatttttcccctttttctcctccattgtatcccctcttttcttccccctttctcccctctttccctcctttttcccattccccccttttccccccaagAATCTTGTGTTTGCCCTGGttttttgggaatgggatttccCTGTCTCTAACAATGGGATTTCTCTGTGtgtaaaaatgggatttttctgtctctaacaatgggatttttctgtgtgtaaccacctctttgcttttccagggaTACAGAATATTATGATTATGGACATGGGGAGGCACAGGAAACTTATGAAGCTTATGGTAAgtctgggaattctgggataAACAAAGGATTGGGAATTGCTTGTGCTCAATTTTCCAATTAATGTCTGGATAAAGAATTGAGGAAAACCTTGTGCCTTTCGTGGTGTTTTTATTTAGGTCTAAAAATCCTCTCTGTGGGTTCAGATTCTTCTCAATCTTGATTGTCTCAAAGgtgatgctttttaaaaaaaatccattttttaacTCTGGGAATGTCTTCGTTTCCTTGTAGTTTAGAATATTTTGGGAGATCTGGATTTCCACCCACAGCACTTTGTGCTGCAGTCTGGTTTTCATGGGCTGGGTTTTATTTGGTTCCATCTGCTTCCTTTATCCTCACAAACCCTGAGCCTGACTctgggctgtggagctgctcaaaaatttggtttaaatgTCATGAGGAGGCCTCTCCTTGGCTTTGTTTGGCTCAGCAGGCAAAGCTTAGCTAATCTGGATTATGTAAAACTTCCCAATTTAGGCTGGGCTGAACCAAAATGTGATTTAACCCCAAAGGGCAGCTGAGCcccatgggatggggagagaattggaagggGAAAAGtgagataaatatttttatgtggtttttttttaatgggttgGGATAAAGTtcaacaggaaaagcaaagtaaaacaaggaattaattctctccttccttggggacactccaaaggtccctccctgcaccctcagctgtgatttctttttttttacacccAAACCAGCAGAATTCTCACCCCAGAGGAACATTTtgcacctcctgcagccccacaaTGTGAATTCAGGCATTCCCTGCTCAGGTTTAAGTCTAAACCCAGGAACCTTGGGGTGTTCCCTGCTCAGGTTTAAATCCAAACCCAGGAACCTTGGGGTGTTCCCTGCTCAGGTTTAAATCCAAATCCAGGAACCTTGGGGTGTTCCCTGCTCCAGGTTTAAATCCAAATCCAGGAGCATCGAGGAATTCCTTGTTCCAGATTTGAATTAAAATCCAGGAACCTCAGGTTTAAGCCCAAATCCTGGAATTTCAGGGTGTGCCCTGCTCCAGTTTTAAATCCAAATCACaagctggattttgggggatcAGGAGCTGGTTTGGGGGAGCAGTTTGGGGGGATCAGGAGCTGTTTTATGGAGCTGTTTTGGGGGATCAGGAGCTATTTTGGGGGAGCAGTTTTGGGGGGATCAGGAGCTAATTTAGGGGCTCAGGAGCTGTTTTGCTGGAGCACTTTGGGGGGATCAGGACCTGTTTTGGGAGATTAGGAGCTGTTTTGATGGAGCAGttttggaggagcaggagctgttttAGTGGAGCTATTTTGGGGGAGCAGTTTGGGGGGATCAGAAGCTGTTATTTTGGGGGATCAGGAGCAGTTTTGGGGGATCAGGACCTGTTTTAGGGGATCAAGAGCTGTTTTGGGGGATCAGAACCTGTTTTGGGGGATCAGGACCTGTTTTAGGGGATCAGGACCTGTTTGGGGGATTAGGACCTGTTTTGGGGGATCAGAAGCTGTTTTGGGCAATCAGGACCTGTTTTGGGGGATCAGGACCTGTTTTAGGGGATCAGAAGCTGTTTTGGGTAATCAGGACCTGTTTTGGGGGATCAGGACCTGTTTTAGGGGATCAGAAGCTGTTTTGGGTAATCAGGACCTGTTTTGGGGGATCAGGACCTGTTTTAGGGGGGATCAGGAGCAGTTTTGGGGGATCAGGAGCAGTTTTATGGCTCTATTTTGGGGGATCAGGAGCAGGTTTGGGGGATCAGGACCTGTTTTAGGGGATCAGGAGCAGTTTTATGGCTCTATTTTGGGGGATCAGGAGCAGGTTTGGGGGATCAGGACCTGTTTTAGGGGATCAGGAGCAGTTTTATGGCTCTATTTTGGGGGATCAGGAGCAGGTTTGGGGGATCAGGACCTGTTTTAGGGGATCAGGAGCAGTTTTATGGCTCTATTTTGGGGGATCAGGAGCAGGTTTGGGGGATCAGGACCTGTTTTAGGGGATCAGGAGCAGTTTTATGGCTCTATTTTGGGGGATCAGGAGCAGGTTTGGGGGATCAGGACCTGTTTTAGGGGATCAGGAGCAGTTTTATGGCTCTATTTTGGGGGATCAGGAGCAGGTTTGGGGGATCAGGACCTGTTTTAGGGGATCAGGAGCAGTTTTATGGCTCTATTTTGGGGGATCAGGAGCAGGTTTGGGGGATCAGGACCTGTTTTAGGGGATCAGGAGCAGTTTTATGGCTCTATTTTGGGGGATCAGGAGCAGGTTTGGGGGATCAGGACCTGTTTTAGGGGATCAGGAGCAGTTTTATGGCTCTATTTTGGGGGATCAGGAGCAGGTTTGGGGGATCAGGACCTGTTTTAGGGGATCAGGAGCAGTTTTATGGCTCTATTTTGGGGGATCAGGAGCAGGTTTGGGGGATCAGGACCTGTTTTAGGGGATCAGGACCTGTTTTGGGGGATCAGAACCTGTTTTAGGGGATCAGGTGCTGTTTTATGGAGCAGTTTTAGGGGATCAGGAGCAGTTTTGTGGCTCTATTTTGGGGGATCAGGAGCAGTTTTGGGGGATCAGGACCTGTTCTATGGTACTATTTCCCTGGcactcctctcctgccccaccactgccctcctgcctctcccaccaCTTTCCCCACCCATTTTTAACCCCTtcctccccatctccatccctcttTGACTtgtctcctccttttccccacagGCCAAGATGACTGGAATGGAACCAGGCCCTCCCTGAAGGCCCCTCCAGCCAGGCCAGTCAAGGGGGGCTACAGAGAGCACCCCTACGGACGCTACTAAACCCCAAAATTGGCAAAAATCACAATTTAGGAGCAAAAATCTTGTTACTGGTTCTTGTATCTCCCGGGATTCTCGTTGCTTTACCCACAGCAGACAAGTAATTGTCtccctgtttttcttcctggccctttttttcctcccactccATTCTCACTTTGCATTTTTGGCTTCTGTACGTAGTGATTCTCGAGAGAAATTTAAATagatttagaggaaaaaaaaaaaactttttaatttttattattatttttttttccttcagtgtgtagatggcttttctttctttgtcgttttagctaaaaaaaaacaaaactgtacctttttgaaaaaaaaaccttcccccccccccccccccccccccccccccccccccccccccccccccccccccccccccccccccccccccccccccccccccccccccccccccccccccccccccccccccccccccccccccccccccccccccccccccccccccccccccccccccccccccccccccccccccccccccccccccccccccccccccccccccccccccccccccccccccccccccccccccccccccccccccccccccccccccccccccccccccccccccccccccccccccccccccccccccccccccccccccccccccccccccccccccccccccccccccccccccccccccccccccccccccccccccccccccccccccccccccccccccccccccccccccccccccccccccccccccccccccccccccccccccccccccccccccccccccccccccccccccccccccccccccccccccccccccccccccccccccccccccccccccccccccccccccccccccccccccccccccccccccccccccccccccccccccccccccccccccccccccccccccccccccccccccccccccccccccccccccccccccccccccccccccccccccccccccccccccccccccccccccccaaaacaaaaaaaacaacaaaaaacccacaacttcAGATGCCAAACCTTTAAAAGGTGAATCTTGAAGTTTAAATTTTAACCCAGAGGATCCTCCAAACAAATTAAATAGCATTTTCTAAAGAGAATTtgacttaaaaggaaaaattaggtTGGTAAAAAAATTGACTTTTCTTATGTGGATTTTGAAATCTAGCCCCC is a genomic window containing:
- the KHDRBS1 gene encoding KH domain-containing, RNA-binding, signal transduction-associated protein 1 — translated: MQRIPLPPPPVPESYEEYGYDDSYAEQSYEGYEGYYTQGQGDTEYYDYGHGEAQETYEAYGQDDWNGTRPSLKAPPARPVKGGYREHPYGRY